GCAACATCTTATATTTGAGTATATTAAACGATACACCTTATTAGAAACAATTGAATTGATCAAGTCCAACATCTGGGTGAATGAATCCCTAGAAATTGGATTTTTATGATGAATTCACATATGTTCATTATATATTAAAATTTAGTAACGTCTTCATTGATTGAAGTTCCTATATGCTGTCCTTCACATATTTTTTTCATTGCTTCATGTTTATCAAAATTAAATACATGAACTGGGAGCTTATGATCTCTTGCTAATAATAAAGCAGATTGATCCATAACTTTTATATTATTTGTAATTATATCGTTGTAGTTTAAGTTTCTGTACATTCGTGCCTCTTTGTTAAGATTCGGGTCGCAAGTAAAAACCCCATCTACGCCTTGCTTAGCAACTAATATGGCATCACAATTCGTTTCAACTGCACGTTGCACACTTGGATAATCAGTAGTGACAAAAGGTTGTCCATTTCCTCCTCCAAAAATAACTATATACCCTTTTTTGAGATGTTGAATCGCTTTTAAACGAATAAAAGGCTCTGCTACAGCTGTAATTGGAATAGAGGTCATAACACGGACTTCTTTTTTAGTTTTGCTCTTTAATACACCTCTTAACATTAAACTATTGATTATTGTTCCTAGCGTACCAATATTGTCTGCTTCTACTTTATCTATTCCCCATGCAGAAGCCAAATTTCCTCTGAATATGTTCCCACCACCAACAACGATACATACTTCAATTCCATTTTCTGAAATAGCTAGTATTTCATTAACTATATGTTCTAAACGATCTGGTCCAAAATTATTTCCATTCTGATCTGCAAGTGCTCCACCGCTTAATTTTACTAATACTCGTTTATACAAATTCATCACTCCTTCAATAATATAAAAAAAGAACTAAAGATCGTTAACAATCTTTAGTTCTTTTTTTATAAGATGGAGAAGAAAAAGCGATAATTATTGTTTTATTCTTAAATAAAAATAACCTCATATTCAGCCCCACCTATCATCTGCATTCAAAATATTCTGTTTGTTAGTTTATATAAATAGTAAGGAATGGTCAAGCTTTTTTTCTGTTATAATCATTGATCAATAAAGTTACTTGACAATTTTTTTTTGAAATGTCAAAGTAATGGGGTAGATAAGGAGGATTAAACGTTATGAACAACGATCAAATCAACAGAATTAATGAGTTAGCTAGAAAGAAGAAAACAGTTGGCTTGAATGCACAAGAGGTTGAAGAACAGAAAAAGTTACGTCAGGAATATTTAAAATCCTTTAGGAAAAACTTTAGAGCACAATTAGATAATATAGAAATTGTTGATGAATAAACTAAAAAAAATATTCAATTTCTATACTATATAACTTACAACAGAGTAACTCATTCTCTGTAACATAAATTTTTTATATGTTAGAACAAGATCGACTGTAGATCTTGTTCTTTTCATATCACCAGGTTTGCGATAAAATAGTTAAAAAAATGAATAAATATTCATTGTTATACAGAGGAGGACAAGTATGGAACATCGTATACTCGGGAAAAGTGGTTTAGCTGTTTCCAAATTATGTTTAGGTACAATGACTTTCGGGAATACAACGAGTGAAAAAGATTCGATTGATATGATACACCGTTTTTTAGATAGAGGGGGGAATTTTTTAGATACTGCAGATGTATATGTACAAGGAAAATCTGAAGAAATTGTTGGTAAAGCCATTAAAGATCGACGTTCTGAAGTGGTGTTGGCAACTAAAGTAAGATTCCAGACAGGCAAAGATTTGAATAGTGCAGGATTATCTCGAAAACACGTTATGGATGGTGTTGAAGCTAGTTTAAAACGATTAAATACAGATTATATCGATCTATACCAAGTACATGTATGGGATGAGTTCACACCTGTAGAAGAAACGTTAAGGGCTTTAGATGACATAGTAAGTTCTGGTAAAGTAAGGTACATAGGATGTTCCAATTTTTTAGCGTGGCAATTAATGAAATCCTTATGTTATAGTGATTTTAATAAATTTGTTAGATATATATCCATTCAGCCTCAATATAGTCTTGTAAGCAGAGAAATGGATCGAGAAGTTTTACCTTTGTGTATTGAAGAAAATGTTGGTGTAATGCCTTGGGCTGCAATTGGAAGTGGTTTTTTATCAGGAAAATATTCTAAAGGTGTACAACCTACTGAGGGAAGACTTCATAAAGCAATGGGCGAATCTTCTTGGGAAAATCGAAATACTGAAAAAAATTGGGAGATACTCAATACTGTAATGGAAATTGGTGAGCAGAGGGGAGTAACTCCTTCACAAGTAGCTTTAAATTGGCTGCTTGATAAAAAGGGCATCACTTCACCCATTTTGGGTGCAAATACATTAGATCAATTTGAAGAAAATATGGGAACGTTAGAGTGGAATTTAACCACAGAGGAATGGAATAAACTTGATGAGGTCAGTGCTCTTCCTGATGAATATCCAAACCGATTTATAAACAAGTTTAAACGAACACTTAACGTTTAAAACATTTAAATATATAGCTAGCTTGAATAATAAAAGCAATTTTTAATTCATTATAAATTAAATATTTTACTGGAAATGAGTGAGAACATGAGTATTAAAGCCATTATTTTTGATCTAGATGATACCTTGCTTTGGGATGAACGTTGTGTAAAAGAAGCTTTTGAGGTTACTTGTCAATCAGTGGAACAACATTACCGTATAGACCCTGTGAAATTAGAGGAGGCTGTTCGTCAAGAAGCTAGGGCCTTGTATGAAACGTTTGAAACGTTTGAATTCAGTAAGAATATTGGTATCAATCCTTTTGAAGCTTTATGGGGAAATTTTAACGATGAAAATGAACATTTCAGTCTATTAAAAAAAATAGCACCTGAGTATCGTAAAGAAGCTTGGACAAGAGGATTAAAAGTGATGGGAATTGATGACCTTCAATTAGGTCAAACACTAAGTGAATTATTCCCAAGTGAAAGAAGATCAAGATCTTATGTATATGATGAGACATATCCTACAATAGATAAATTAAAGGAAAAATATAAGCTGATGTTATTAACGAACGGATCTCCAGATATTCAAAATGAAAAATTAGCTGCTATGCCAAAATTAATGCCATATATGGATCAAGTGATGATATCTGGTAGTTTTGGTCAAGGAAAACCATCACCTGCTATATTTGAACATGCAATGAAGCTTTTGGGAATTGAACCACATGAAGGGATCATGGTAGGAGATAACCTTAACACTGACATTAAAGGTGCTCTTAGCGTAGGGATGAGATGTGTATGGATTAATCGTAATAACATAAAATCTTCAGGTGAAATTAAACCTGACTTTGAAATTAAAGAATTAAATGAATTGCATGGCATTATCCAATCCATTAATACTAAAGTATCCTCTTAAACAATTAATGATGTTTATATCAATTAAACAAACCTCGCCATACACCTGACTCTGTTAGTTGTATGGCGTATTTCTTTATTTAATTCACTTATCCATCATCGATATATGTTATAATAAATTGTTTGCTTAGGATATTATTGATACGTATACATTTAATATAGATGTAATTTTATTAAGTTAGGAGTTAGAATATCGTGAGTCTTTTAACTGTAGAAGATTTAAGTCATACGTTTGGAGATCGGGTTTTATTTAAAAATGTGTCATTTAGATTACTGCCAGGTGAACATGTTGGGCTTGTAGGAGCAAATGGAGTCGGAAAATCTACATTGATGAACATATTAACAGGACAAGTTTTAAAAGATACAGGTAAAGTAGAGTGGACACCTAAGGTGAATTATGGATACTTAGATCAGCATACAAAATTAACACCTGGGAAAACAATGAGAGAAGTGCTTAAAGATGCTTTTTTACCTTTATTGGAAGAAGAAAGAAAGTTGAATGAAATCACAGGGGAGATGGCTGAGGCTTCACCAGAAAGATTGGAGCAGCTATTAGAAGAAATGGGTGAGATTCAGGATCGTTTAGAAAACAGTGGATTTTATTTATTGGATAATAAAGTTGAAGAAATGGCAAATGGTTTAGGATTAGCCGCCATTGGATTGGATCGTGATGTTTCTGAATTAAGTGGTGGACAGAGGACAAAAGTCTTGTTGGCAAAGTTACTGTTAGAGCAACCCACTGTACTATTATTAGATGAACCTACAAACTATTTGGATACAGAACACATAGATTGGTTAACGAATTATTTACGTGAATATCCATCAGCATTTATGCTCATTTCTCATGATACGGAGTTTATGAATAAAGTAGTGGGCGTGATCTATCATTTGGAATTTACAAAACTAACAAGATATACTGCTAATTATGAAAAGTTTTTACAAATGGCTGATTTAAATAAAAACCAACATATTGATGCTTATGAAAAACAGCAGGAATTCATTAAAAAACAAGAGGATTTTATTCAACGAAATAAAGCAAGGTACTCTACATCTGGAAGAGCAAAAAGTAGACAAAAACAATTGAATCGACTTGAAAGAATAGATCGTCCTGAAGTTGCAATGAAGCCCACTTTTGTGTTTAAAGAAGGACGGGCAAGTGGGAAAATTGTTTTTGAAGCTGAAGGAATGCAAATTGGGTATGATAGACCATTACTACCTGAAATGAACATGCTGATAGAACGTAAGGATAAGATTGCCATTGTTGGCTGTAACGGTGTAGGAAAATCCACTCTTTTAAAAACAATGTTAGGACTTATTAAACCTTATGGCGGGAAAACTCATCAAGGAGATTTTCTTATCCCTGCTTATTTTGAACAAGAAGCAAAAGCAGGTCATCTAACTCCTATTGATGATGTTTGGAATGAGTTTCCTAATATGAACCAGAATGAAGTACGGGGTGTATTGGCTCGTTGCGGTTTGAAGAATGAGCATATTTCCAGACCGTTAAATAAATTAAGTGGTGGAGAACAAGCTAAAGTACGTTTATGTAAATTATTAATGAGAGAAAGCAATTGGATTGCTTTTGATGAGCCAACGAACCATCTGGATGTCGTTGCTAAGGAAGAATTGAAACGTGCTTTAAAGGAATATCAAGGAACGATCGTGCTTGTTTGTCATGAACCTGAATTTTATGAAGATTGGGTTACGAAGGTTTGGAATGTGGAGGAATGGGCGCAAAATTCTTCTCTTAAAATATAATTCATCTTATATATGTAGTTACAAAATTTAATGAGTCTTTTCATATGAAAATTTAGAAGGTAGGGTAATAACAATGATTTCAGCAAATAATATATCTCTTCGATATGGTAAACGAGCTTTATTTGAAGATGTGAACATAAAGTTTACTCCAGGAAATTGTTATGGTTTGATTGGTGCTAATGGAGCTGGAAAGTCTACTTTTTTAAAGATTTTATCAGGGGAACTTGAAGCTAATAAAGGTACAATCAATATTACTCCAGGAGAAAGACTTGCTGTTTTAAAACAGAACCATTATGAATATGACGAGTATGAAGTGTTAAAAACCGTTATTATGGGTCATAGTAAACTTTATAATATCATGGTGGAGAAAGATGCTATTTATGCGAAGCCTGATTTTTCAGATGAAGATGGCATGCGTGCAGCAGAACTTGAAGGAGAGTTTGCAGAATTGGATGGTTGGCAAGCTGAAGCCGATGCAGGTGAATTATTGATAGGGCTAGGTATTTCTAAAGATCTTCATGATCTAAAAATGTCAGAACTAAGCGGAAACGATAAAGTCCGTGTCTTACTAGCGCAAGCTTTGTTTGGTAATCCCAACATTTTATTATTGGATGAGCCAACTAACCATTTAAATTTAGAGTCCATTCAATGGCTAGAAAATTTTTTAGCGAAGTTTGATGGTACAGTTATTGTTGTTTCCCATGATCGCCACTTTTTAAATCAAGTGTGTACACACATCGCAGATATTGATTTTGGGAAAATAGAGTTATATGTTGGTAATTATGATTTTTGGTATGAATCAAGCCAATTAGCTTTAAAACTAATGCAGGAGAAAAATAAAAAGACAGAAGAAAAACGAAAAGAACTAGAAGCATTTATTGCTCGATTTAGTGCCAACGCTTCAAAATCTAAACAAGCAACATCCCGTAGCAAGCAATTAGAAAAATTAAAACTAGAAGATATTAAACCATCGAATCGAAAATATCCATTCATCAACTTTAAATCTGAAAGAGAAGCTGGCAAACAGTTATTATTTATCGAAGACCTAACAGTTTCTCAGGAAAGTGATTTGATATTAAATAAAATGAACCTTGTTGTAAATAAAGGGGATAAAATCGCTTTTGTAGGACCCAATGGAATACCAAAAACAACATTATTTAAAACATTAATGGGTGAAATTGAACCAACTGACGGTTCTTATACTTGGGGAGTTACTACTTCTCAAGCCTATTTTCCAAAAGATAACTCGGAATATTTTGATGTAGATTTAAATTTAGTGGATTGGCTACGCCAATATTCCAAGGATCAAGATGAATCATTTATTCGCGGGTTTTTAGGAAGAATGTTATTCTCTGGTGAAGAAGCATTGAAAAAATGCAATGTTCTTTCTGGGGGAGAGAAGGTACGTTGCATGTTATCTAAGATGATGCTTAGTGCAGCAAATGTTTTAATATTAGATGAACCTACCAATCATCTTGACTTAGAATCCATTACAGCCCTGAATAATGGTCTTGTTCAATTTGATGGTACTATGTTGTTTGTATCACATGACCATCAATTTATTCAAACTATAGCAAATCGTATTGTAGAAATTACACCTAATGGGTTAATAGATAAACAAATGAGTTATGATGAGTATTTGGAAAGCTCTGAAGTTCAAGGTTTACGTGAAAAGATGTACAGCGTAACAACAGGTTAATCTGTACTTTATAACAAACTCTTTAAGGTAAGGTGTTTAGAAGAAAGTATGACTTCTAAACACCTTTTTTAAAGGATAGGAGCCGTATAAAATTTGTTATACATACTTTCTTCTCAAAAAAACAACTGCTAATGAGTATTCGGCTACATCTTCGAGAGACTCCGATAGCAGTTTTTGTTATAGGGAATAGCGGTATTTCATGGTCTTATTCTATGCTTTTTGGAACTCCATAACAAAATAACGGTAATTTGTGGTCTTAAATTATGGATTTTTAATGAAATGATATAAAATGTTATGAAAAATGATCGAATAAGACCACCAGATACCGTTAATTATTTATTTTGAGTAAAATTATAAAAATAAGACCAAAAAACTCCCTTATTTTAGTGTAGATCTACTTTTATTAAGCTAACCAGCAAGTAATCAGAAAAATCGAAGATTGCATTGAGAAAGTTTTACTTCTTAAAACTCCCTTTACTCCTCTAAAGTTTTTTTCTTTAATCAACTACAATCCACATTTAAATATGATATAATTCGTCTATAATAATTGATTTAATTTAAGAAATCGTATATGGATTTTTATCCTCTTTTACAATTCCGACAATTTTGATAGACTATGTAAAAATGACAATGGATGATATTTGATGATTTATACATCAAACGCACATATATTGAAGCGGAGTGGAGCAAAATGAGCAAAATATCAATACAAGAACAATTAAAAAGGAAAATACTTATATTAGATGGTGCCATGGGTACAATGATTCAACAAGCAGATTTAAAACCAGAAGATTTTGGGGGAGAAGATTTGGACGGTTGTAATGAGATGCTTGTATTAACTCGTCCTGAACTGATCTCTAAGATCCATGGGAAATACTTGGAAGCCGGATCAGATATTATTGAAACGAATACTTTTGGTTCAACTAGTGTTGTTTTAGCAGAGTATGATCTTCAAGACCGAGCTAGAGAATTGAGTCTAGAAGCAGCAAAACTTGCAGTTGAAGCAGTTAATAAATACTCAACTGATGAATGGCCAAGGTATGCAGCTGGAGCGATGGGTCCTACTACAAAAACATTATCAGTTACTGGTGGGGTCACGTTTGACGAGTTAGAAAAGAGTTACCATGAACAAGCATTAGCACTTATAGAAGGCGGAGTAGATGTTTTATTACTTGAAACATCCCAGGATACTTTAAATGTGAAAGCGGCTAGTATCGGGATTCAGCGTGCATTTGAAAAACTAGATAAAAAAATTCCTGTCATGATATCAGGAACAATTGAACCGATGGGAACAACATTAGCAGGTCAAAATATAGAATCATTTTATATATCCTTGGAGCATCTTGAACCTGTATCCATTGGATTAAATTGCGCTACAGGCCCTGAATTTATGAGAGATCACATTCGAAGTCTTTCGGAGATCGCAGATACAGCGATTAGTTGTTATCCTAATGCAGGATTACCGGATGAAGATGGCCATTATCACGAATCACCTGAATCTTTGGCAAAAAAAATGGCGGGTTTCGCTGAAAAAGGTTGGTTAAATATTGCTGGGGGATGTTGTGGAACTACACCAGAACACATTCGAGCTTTATCAGAAACGATGAAGTCATTTACACCTCGCCCTCAAACAGGTGAGCATTTAGCTGCGGTGTCCGGTATTGAAACTGTTTATATTGATACAGATAATAGGCCATATATGGTTGGAGAAAGAACGAACGTACTGGGCTCTAGAAAATTTAAAAGATTAATAGCAGAAGGCAAATTTGAGGAAGCTTCTGAAATTGCCAGAGCGCAGGTTAAAGGTGGAGCACATGTTTTAGATATTTGTTTGCAAGATCCTGACCGAGACGAAGTTAATGACATGGAAAAGTTTCTACAATACGTTGTGAAAAAAGTGAAAGTTCCATTAGTTATTGATACAACAAGTGCAGATGTTATTGAACTCTCTTTGAAGTACTCTCAAGGAAAAGCTATCATCAATTCTATTAACCTCGAAGATGGGGAAGAAAAGTTTGAAAATATTGTCCCGCTAATACATCGATATGGTGCAGCAGTAGTTGTAGGAACAATTGATGAAAACGGACAGGCGATTACTAGGGAAGGGAAGCTGGAGGTTGCAAAAAGATCATATGATTTATTGGTGAATAAGTATGGACTTAACCCTGAGGATATTATATTTGACCCTTTGGTCTTTCCAGTAGGTACAGGGGATGAACAATATATAGGTTCTGCAAAAGAAACGGTTGAAGGAATTCGACTTATAAAAGAAGCGATGCCTAAATGCCATACAATTTTAGGGTTAAGCAACGTATCTTTTGGCTTGCCTCCTGCGGGGCGAGAGGTACTTAATGCGGTGTATTTATATCATTGTACGAAAGCTGGATTAGATTATGCAATTGTGAATACTGAAAAATTAGAACGATTTGCTTCTATACCTGAAGATGAACGACGTTTGGCTGAAGCTTTAATCTTTGAAACAAATGATGATACTTTAGCTGAGTTTGTTGCATTTTATCGTGAAAAGAAAGTAGAGAAAAAAGAAAAAATATCTAACTTAACCTTAGAAGAACGTTTAGCTTCCTATATTATTGAGGGAACTAAAGAAGGATTATTTGTTGATTTAGATGAAGCTTTGGAAAAGTATCAGCCTTTAGAAATCATCAATGGACCACTAATGGATGGTATGGCAGAGGTGGGACGTTTATTTAACAATAATGAGTTGATTGTAGCGGAAGTTTTGCAAAGTGCAGAAGCAATGAAGGCATCTGTAGGTTACTTAGAACCTCATATGGAAACAACGGAATCCTCTGTAAAGGCGAAAATTATATTAGCCACTGTAAAAGGTGATGTTCATGATATAGGTAAAAATCTAGTTGAAATTATTTTGTCCAATAATGGATATAAAATAGTGAACTTAGGAATAAAGGTTCCACCAGAACAATTGATTGAAGCTTATAAAAAAGAAAAACCTGATGCAATTGGTCTTTCTGGCTTGTTAGTTAAATCAGCACAGCAGATGGTAGTTACTGCACAAGATTTAAAAAATGCAGGAATTGATGTGCCAATCCTTGTAGGTGGAGCGGCACTGAGTCGTAAATTTACGAAAAATAGAATTGGAGCAGAATATGATGGTTTAGTTTTATATGCCAAAGATGCCATGAATGGATTAGATTTAGCAAATCAAATCAGTAATCCAGAACAACGTGAGCTCTTAATCCAAAAAATGCGTGAGTTGAAAGATTCAGATGTCATGGATTCAAGAAAAAATAAAGATATGCCTAAACTAACCAGAGCTGTTCACTCTAATATTTCACAGGATGTTCCTGTATTTACACCTCCTGACACTGAAAGACATGTCTTGAGAAACTATCCACTTGATCATTTAATTCCATATGTGAATATGCAGATGTTATTAGGACACCATTTAGGTCTACGTGGAAAAGTAGATCAATTGATTGAAGCTCATGATTCTAAAGCTTTAGAGTTAAAAGAAGTTGTAGATCAAATTTATAAAGAAGCAATTTATGAAAATAAGATTGAAACACATGGGATGTATCAATTTTTCCCTGCCCAATCTAAAGGAAATGATATTCTGATATACGATCCGAATGATCATACAAAAGTATTGAAAACTTTTTCATTTCCACGCCAGCAGGTAGAACCTTATTTATGTTTAGCTGATTTTCTAAAGTCAGTAGATAGTGGTTATATGGATTACGTGGGTTTTTTAGTAGTAACAGCAGGAAAAGGAATTCGAGAATTAGCAGAGAAGTTGAAAAATCAAGGTGACTATCTTCGTTCACATGCCATCCAAGCCGTTGCATTAGAAACTGCTGAAGCATTTGCAGAACGTATACATCATATGATGAGAGATGTATGGGGATTCCCAGATGCACCTGATATGACGATGAAAAAGAGGCACGGTGCTAGATATCAAGGGATACGGGTATCATTTGGATATCCAGCATGTCCAGACCTTGAAGATCAAATACCTTTATTTGAATTAATGAATCCAGAGGAAATAGGGGTGGAATTAACGGATGGTTGTATGATGGAACCAGAAGCTTCTGTATCTGCGATGGTTTTTGCACATCCTGAAGCAAAATATTTTAGCGTAGATAAAGGGTGAATATACATCAGGATAAAAACTCCTAGGTTGAGCAACAATAGATTAGACTTTGAATATGAGTTGAATTTGATTTTGAAAGAGTGTATGGGGGGAAATTAATATTGGAACTGGAATTTTTAGGAACAGTTGCTGGAATGCCTGTTCGTGAACGAAATGTTACCTCCATTTGTTTAAAATTGTTACAAGAGAGAGGGACTGTATGGCTATTTGACTGTGGTGAAGGAACACAACATCAAATTCTTAAATCCTCTATAAAACTAAGTAAATTAGAAAAGATATTTATTACCCATTTACATGGTGATCATATTTATGGTTTACCTGGTATACTAACAAGTCGTGCTTATTCTGGTGGTAAATCTCCTCTAACACTATATGGACCAAAAGGTATTAAAGATGTGGTGAATACGACCTTAATGATGAGCCAAGCCCATTTAGAGTATGATTTACATATAGAGGAGATCCCTGAAAATTTAAACGAAGGTATTTTATTTGAAGATCAACAATTCTTAGTAGAAATAGCCAAGCTAGAGCATCGTATTAATAGCTATGGATATCGAATTACAGAAAAGGATCAGCCTGGTCCCTTACTATCAAAAAAATTGAAAGAGAGTGGGGTTCCACCTGGTCCCTTATTTTCTAAAATTAAAAAAGGAAAAGACATTATTTTAGAAAATGGGGAGAAGTTAATTGCTGCAAATTACGTTGGTCCAGCTTTAAAAGGAAGAATTGTTGTGATCATGGGAGATACAAGAATTTGTGAAAACTCACCTAAACTGTCTATAGATGCTGATGTTTTAGTACATGAATCTACCTTTACAGAAGAATTACATGATCTTGCATATAAGTATTATCATACTACTTCTTTACAAGCTGCTAAGTTAGCTGAGGAATGTAACGTAAACGAGTTGATATTAACACATTTTAGTTCAAGGTATCAAGGTGAAAGTTTAGATCAATTGTTACAAGAAGCAAGGGAAATACATGAAAATACACACATAGCCCATGATTTTTGGGTATTTCCTATAAAGCGAAAAAATAAATAATTAATTTTATCAGTAAAAAATGAAAGGAAAACGCATCATAACTTTAATCATACTGCTTATTTAAATGTGAACATTATGGGTAAGGTAGTTTGATAAATGAAACAAGAGTCCAAATTTAATGGACTCTTATTTCATTTATCTTATGAATTTCTTTGCTGTTCTGCATGAGCTTCATCTTTTATTTCTTCACGAAGCCCCTGAATGCTCTGTTTTCTACGTTCATTTTTTGATTCTATGGCTTGTTGTTCGTTGTTACCAATCTCATCACCGAATTCTTCTAAATAATCTTCAGATTCTCTAAGGTTTCCAATCGTGTTCTGCACTGCTTCCTGTAACTTTTCTACGTTATCATCTCTATTGTCAGGTTTAGCTTTCATAAATGCCTCCTTGGTTAAAACTTTAATAACATTAATAAGATGTCTTGATCATGAAAATTTTATACAAGGTAGCATGAAAAACAAGCCAACAATATTAATTACGGCCATCTAGATTACAAAACTATAAGTAATTTACAGTATAAGACTTTATGTAATGAAATCAATATAGTTCATCTCAATTTGCATAGATTGTACTTAGAGTGAATATAATTGTGGTGGGGATGTATGTTAAAAAAAGGAGTTAATTAAAGTGAAATGACAAATATAGTAGAATATTTGAAACGAAAACTTGTTTCACTTCAATGTTTTATTGGTGTAGAAATGACAGATGAGTATATTAAATTAGTAGAAATAAAAATGGATAAAAACAATTCTTTTATAATTCATCAATATAAAATGGAGCCAATTCAGACTAATTTGATTAAAGATGGATTCATACTTAACACAAATGAAGTGATTAACAAATTAAATGACATGTTAAAACAACTTACTTTATATACAAATCAGGTTCATTTTATGCTGCCAAGTCATTTGGTTCATCTACACTTTTTAACAGTTCCTCATCATGAGAAAGAAAAGATTCTCAAATGGATACAAACCGAACTTGAGAATGAGAGAATCGAATTACCTTTTAAAAACCCTCATTTTGATATGATTAAATTATCTACTGACACCACTGGTAAAACAAACATAATGCTACTCACTGCCCCACAGGATGAAATAGAGACTTATGTTAACGTGTTTAATGCTGTAAATTTAAAACCAATAAGTTTAGAAATTAAAGCTTTTTCACTTTTTCGCCTCATACATGCGCTAGAACTCATTGACATCATGTGTTCTTTTATCGTCATTGAAATAAATAAGTTTTCTGCAGAA
The window above is part of the Chengkuizengella sp. SCS-71B genome. Proteins encoded here:
- a CDS encoding HAD family hydrolase, encoding MSIKAIIFDLDDTLLWDERCVKEAFEVTCQSVEQHYRIDPVKLEEAVRQEARALYETFETFEFSKNIGINPFEALWGNFNDENEHFSLLKKIAPEYRKEAWTRGLKVMGIDDLQLGQTLSELFPSERRSRSYVYDETYPTIDKLKEKYKLMLLTNGSPDIQNEKLAAMPKLMPYMDQVMISGSFGQGKPSPAIFEHAMKLLGIEPHEGIMVGDNLNTDIKGALSVGMRCVWINRNNIKSSGEIKPDFEIKELNELHGIIQSINTKVSS
- a CDS encoding DUF896 domain-containing protein — its product is MNNDQINRINELARKKKTVGLNAQEVEEQKKLRQEYLKSFRKNFRAQLDNIEIVDE
- the abc-f gene encoding ribosomal protection-like ABC-F family protein, producing the protein MSLLTVEDLSHTFGDRVLFKNVSFRLLPGEHVGLVGANGVGKSTLMNILTGQVLKDTGKVEWTPKVNYGYLDQHTKLTPGKTMREVLKDAFLPLLEEERKLNEITGEMAEASPERLEQLLEEMGEIQDRLENSGFYLLDNKVEEMANGLGLAAIGLDRDVSELSGGQRTKVLLAKLLLEQPTVLLLDEPTNYLDTEHIDWLTNYLREYPSAFMLISHDTEFMNKVVGVIYHLEFTKLTRYTANYEKFLQMADLNKNQHIDAYEKQQEFIKKQEDFIQRNKARYSTSGRAKSRQKQLNRLERIDRPEVAMKPTFVFKEGRASGKIVFEAEGMQIGYDRPLLPEMNMLIERKDKIAIVGCNGVGKSTLLKTMLGLIKPYGGKTHQGDFLIPAYFEQEAKAGHLTPIDDVWNEFPNMNQNEVRGVLARCGLKNEHISRPLNKLSGGEQAKVRLCKLLMRESNWIAFDEPTNHLDVVAKEELKRALKEYQGTIVLVCHEPEFYEDWVTKVWNVEEWAQNSSLKI
- a CDS encoding aldo/keto reductase, with the protein product MEHRILGKSGLAVSKLCLGTMTFGNTTSEKDSIDMIHRFLDRGGNFLDTADVYVQGKSEEIVGKAIKDRRSEVVLATKVRFQTGKDLNSAGLSRKHVMDGVEASLKRLNTDYIDLYQVHVWDEFTPVEETLRALDDIVSSGKVRYIGCSNFLAWQLMKSLCYSDFNKFVRYISIQPQYSLVSREMDREVLPLCIEENVGVMPWAAIGSGFLSGKYSKGVQPTEGRLHKAMGESSWENRNTEKNWEILNTVMEIGEQRGVTPSQVALNWLLDKKGITSPILGANTLDQFEENMGTLEWNLTTEEWNKLDEVSALPDEYPNRFINKFKRTLNV
- a CDS encoding ABC-F family ATP-binding cassette domain-containing protein, translated to MISANNISLRYGKRALFEDVNIKFTPGNCYGLIGANGAGKSTFLKILSGELEANKGTINITPGERLAVLKQNHYEYDEYEVLKTVIMGHSKLYNIMVEKDAIYAKPDFSDEDGMRAAELEGEFAELDGWQAEADAGELLIGLGISKDLHDLKMSELSGNDKVRVLLAQALFGNPNILLLDEPTNHLNLESIQWLENFLAKFDGTVIVVSHDRHFLNQVCTHIADIDFGKIELYVGNYDFWYESSQLALKLMQEKNKKTEEKRKELEAFIARFSANASKSKQATSRSKQLEKLKLEDIKPSNRKYPFINFKSEREAGKQLLFIEDLTVSQESDLILNKMNLVVNKGDKIAFVGPNGIPKTTLFKTLMGEIEPTDGSYTWGVTTSQAYFPKDNSEYFDVDLNLVDWLRQYSKDQDESFIRGFLGRMLFSGEEALKKCNVLSGGEKVRCMLSKMMLSAANVLILDEPTNHLDLESITALNNGLVQFDGTMLFVSHDHQFIQTIANRIVEITPNGLIDKQMSYDEYLESSEVQGLREKMYSVTTG
- the pyrH gene encoding UMP kinase, which gives rise to MNLYKRVLVKLSGGALADQNGNNFGPDRLEHIVNEILAISENGIEVCIVVGGGNIFRGNLASAWGIDKVEADNIGTLGTIINSLMLRGVLKSKTKKEVRVMTSIPITAVAEPFIRLKAIQHLKKGYIVIFGGGNGQPFVTTDYPSVQRAVETNCDAILVAKQGVDGVFTCDPNLNKEARMYRNLNYNDIITNNIKVMDQSALLLARDHKLPVHVFNFDKHEAMKKICEGQHIGTSINEDVTKF